The following proteins come from a genomic window of Triticum aestivum cultivar Chinese Spring chromosome 6A, IWGSC CS RefSeq v2.1, whole genome shotgun sequence:
- the LOC123129123 gene encoding electron transfer flavoprotein subunit beta, mitochondrial, giving the protein MKILVAVKRVVDYAVKVRVRPDRTGVDTASVKMSMNPFCEIAVEEALRLREAGAASEVVAATVGPAQAADTLRTALAMGADRAVHVLHDPDPARPLLPLAVAKILRALALQETPGLLILGKQAIDDDCNQTGQMLAALLNWPQGTFASKVIIDKDKQKATVEREVDGGTETICLDLPAVITTDLRLNQPRYATLPNIMKAKSKVIKKVTPADLNVDVRSDMEVLRVDEPPKRKAGVILSSVDELLDKLKNEARVL; this is encoded by the exons ATGAAGATCCTGGTGGCGGTGAAGCGGGTGGTAGACTACGCGGTGAAGGTGCgggtccggccggaccggacgggCGTCGACACGGCCAGCGTCAAGATGTCCATGAACCCCTTCTGCGAGATCGCCGTGGAGGAGGCGCTGCGGCTCCGCGAGGCCGGCGCCGCCTCCGAGGTCGTCGCCGCCACCGTCGGCCCCGCGCAGGCCGCCGACACGCTCCGCACCGCGCTCGCCATGGGCGCCGACCGCGCCGTCCACGTCCTCCACGACCCCGACCCCGCCCGCCCGCTCCTCCCGCTCGCCGTCgccaagatcctccgcgccctCGCGCTCCAGGAGACCCCCGGCCTCCTCATCCTCGGCAAGCAG GCAATTGATGATGATTGCAACCAAACAGGACAAATGCTAGCTGCATTGCTCAACTGGCCGCAGGGAACCTTTGCCTCAAAG GTGATAATTGACAAGGATAAGCAAAAAGCTACTGTTGAGCGAGAGGTCGATGGTGGAACTGAGACAATCTGCTTGGATTTACCAGCAGTGATCAC GACTGATCTGAGACTGAACCAGCCCCGGTACGCGACGCTGCCCAACATAATGAAGGCAAAGTCGAAGGTGATCAAGAAAGTCACCCCCGCAGACCTGAACGTCGATGTCAGGTCAGACATGGAGGTGCTCCGGGTGGACGAGCCGCCAAAGAGGAAAGCCGGGGTGATCCTCTCGTCGGTCGACGAGCTCCTTGACAAACTGAAAAACGAAGCCCGCGTCCTGTAA
- the LOC123131433 gene encoding uncharacterized protein, whose product MDQGWASWFGAGVTSAFFASLERCSCINLSTDDDDDEEEANDRPLMLAAPSDQPQLDAAPAPAVAAGKEEEQEQGPPLPPV is encoded by the coding sequence ATGGATCAGGGCTGGGCGAGCTGGTTCGGCGCCGGCGTCACCTCCGCCTTCTTCGCCTCGCTCGAGCGCTGCTCCTGCATCAACCTCTccaccgacgacgacgacgacgaggaagaggccaACGACCGCCCCCTCATGCTCGCCGCCCCCTCCGACCAGCCCCAgctcgacgccgcccccgcccccgccgtcgccgccggcaaggaggaggagcaggagcaggggCCTCCCCTCCCGCCCGTGTGA